The DNA segment TTGTCAGGGGGACAAAAAAAACAGATATTAACGAATCACTCAATCAAATCCCCTCTCCATTAGATAATACCTCTTTATAGCCGGAATATTTCGTGTCGTGTAGAGCTCTGCAGATTTCTCCATTCCAACAAGTAAAGGCACATTGAGAAATTCAGTTTCGGCAATATTTTTCTGGTATATTTTCATCTGTGCAACCATTGAAACCAGATTCTCATTGTAATATACCTTCATGCCGTAACTGTCGAAAACCAGTTTTGAAACAGATGCTATAGTGCTGTCTGAATTAATTATAGTAATCGATAAAACTCCCTCTTTGAGTATATCAACTTCAGGAAGGTCTCTTCTCAGATAACTCTTATAGTACTTTACAATTTCACCGTTTGTCGGGTCTCCGTAAAGCGAATATTTTGCTGGCTGAAGCGAAAACAGATCCAAAGGTTCAAGATTCTTTTTTGACTCCAGAAAAACACCGATTTCTATAGGAAAAGTCAGGTAATACATAATATTTGATTCAGGGGAGACCAAAACCCTTTCAAAATCTATTTCCAGATATTTAGTAATATATTTTGGAAGATTTACAGGTTCTACAGGATTAACATGGAT comes from the Methanomicrobium sp. W14 genome and includes:
- a CDS encoding DUF432 domain-containing protein, producing MFLFCLIKVKEFEFLIFSLVFLISQKDLSAIMNLIFSAMYGIYSYPVHLEKEGLTIDITENNGIYRYVRNCCGEKYECLISSPGEKIHVNPVEPVNLPKYITKYLEIDFERVLVSPESNIMYYLTFPIEIGVFLESKKNLEPLDLFSLQPAKYSLYGDPTNGEIVKYYKSYLRRDLPEVDILKEGVLSITIINSDSTIASVSKLVFDSYGMKVYYNENLVSMVAQMKIYQKNIAETEFLNVPLLVGMEKSAELYTTRNIPAIKRYYLMERGFD